In Chitinivibrionales bacterium, the genomic window CATCCCGGTTTCACCCACGGGAAAGGTGACCATCGGCCGGTCGAATCTCAACTCGACCGTTCTCATGGAAATGCGCGTGAGCCGCTTTCACGCGCAGATCGAATGGCAGGAGTTCCTCAATTATTTCATCCTCACCGACCTCGGCAGCGCGAACGGCACCTACCTCAACGGAAAGAAAATCAGGCCGCGCGAGCTGCACCCGCTCAAGGATTGGGACAAGATCCGCATCGCCTCCACGGTGTTCACCTCCCGTTTCGTGGATGACCCGCAGGCCATCACGGGCGAATTTGATGACCTCACCGAAAAGGCATCGCATGACAAAACGGAAGTGATCGAGCTTTCGAAAATCAAGGCCCTCGACCAGCAGCCGGCGTTCTCGGGCGACCTGGAGCACCTGTGCGCCATCGAGATTTTCCAGATCCTCGAGGCGGGCGCCAAGACCGGCCTGCTCACCATAAAAACAAACATCGGCGACGGCAGCTATACGATCCTGAAGGGAAAGGTGCTCACCGCGCAGTTCAAGGATTTTCTCGGCGAGAAGGCCGTGTTCGAAATCCTGAAATGCACGAGGGGCACCTTCGAGTTCCTGCCCGAGATCGTCGATATCAAAAATCCGCAGATCGAGCTCGCCACCTCCATGCTCCTTATGGAGGGCTGCCGGCTGCTCGACGAGGCCAACCTGCAGGCCTCGCGTTCGGCCGCCGCACGCCAGCCGTCGGCACCGCTGACGGGCAACCCGACGCAGACAAGTTTTCCCACAATATAAATATATTCTGAGTCAGGTTTTAATTTTGGCGGGGGAGGTCTCCCCCCGGGGGTGCGGCTTCCGCCGCCTCCTTGACAAAAATGAATTCTGGAAGGCGGCGGCGATCTGCCATTTCATTTGGTCTTGGTATGGTATCGGTGCTTCGCACTATTTTATTATGCCTTTTGCCAAGTGCACCCACACCCCCTCTTTGGCGCCGATACTCCCGTGATTCGCGGATAGACTTAGTGGCTGGCGAGACTGCGACGGTAGCGCGTGCTATTATTACAAGGAAGAAGACAATAATTGTAAAATAAAAATACCTCTTATTGTTTCGATGAATTCCTTACTGCACGATTGGCGCCACGGGATATTATTTGCAAACAAGAAACTTGCCGCCGCGTTAGGTGGACCGGAGGGGGAGCCAGGGCGAATTGCCGGCCGACCCATCGCCGAAGGCGACCTCGGGCGGTCCGGCAACGAGGCGAACAGCCGAGCCCGTAGGGAGACCGACCCGAGCCTGAGTCTTGACGAAGGCGAGGGGAACGCCCAGCTCATAAATAAATTTTAAATCAAATCACGCTTTCACTACGCCCGGCTTCTTTTTCTGCCGGTACATCACCAGCCGTATCACGATGCTGATGACGAGCGCGATGACCGTGAAGACGATGGAAATTGTCAATTGGTAATCGATGTTCCTGAACACCCTCAGGTCATGCCGCTGCTTGAGCCCGTCCAGGTAATGCAGCCGGCCGTCGAGCGTATCGAACTGTTCCCTCATGCGGCCGTTGATGATGCCGAGCGCCTGGCCGTCGTCCCCCGATTTCGAAATATCGACAAGCGAATCGATGGCGGTTGCGCATTCCGCAAAGAGCCTGCCCGCATCCCCGACCAATTGGACGCTTCTCCGGGAACGGTATAATTGTTTCGATTTGGCGAGCAGCGACTCCACGTCGCGCCTGTCCGCGAGGATCTTTCCGGCGGCGGCGTCTCGCGCTCCTGAATCGGCGAGCTGGAACAGATTGTGGACGTCCTTGTGGATGGAAAGAATTTTGATCCTGGCCGACTGAATGCAGTCCCTGGCGGTAAGGTCCGTGGTGAACATGGCCTCGAGGTCGTTCTGGAGCGACACGATGTAAACGATCGTGGAGATGTTGGCGACCAGCGCGATGGCCACCGCGATCACCAGGCCCCAGGTGGGGCTCCTGAAAAGCGTCGCGGCGATTTTTCGGATAAAAGCTATCATATCCGGTTATTTATTTCCCACCCGTCTTTGCCGCCAGTTTCTGCAGCTTCTCCATTGCTTTCCCCTTGTCAATCGCTTCCTGCGCCATGGCGATTCCCTGCTTCGGGTCGGCCGCGAGGCCGCTGGCCGCTACGGCGAACCCCGCGTTGAGCACCACGATGTCGCGGCGCGGGCCTTTTTTTCCGTTCAGCACATCCTTGACAATTGCGGCATTCTCCCGCGCCGTGCCGCCGGCGATGTCCGCCAAAGCGGCGCGGTTGATGCCGAAGTCCTCGGGCCTGATGTCGTAGGAGGTCACGTTGCCGTTTGAAAGCTCGGCGACGCGCGTTTCGGCGGTGACCGTGATTTCGTCGAGGCCGTCGCCGCCGTGCACCACATAGGCCCTGGCGCTTCCCAGGTTCAGCAGCGCCGTCGCCATCACGTCGGTGAGCTGCGGCGAGAACACGCCGAGGAGCTGCGCCCTGGCAAGGGAAGGGTTGGTGAGCGGCCCGATGATGTTGAAGATGGTGCGGATGCCGATCTCCTTGCGCGGGCCGATGGCGAATTTCATGGCCTTGTGGAACGACGGCGCGAACAAAAAGCAGATGCCGATTTCGTCAAGACATTGCTTCATGATCGCCGCGTCGGCGCCGATGTTCACGCCGAGCGCCTCGAGCACGTCGGCGCTGCCACATTTGCTCGACACGCTGCGGTTGCCGTGCTTGGCGACCAAGGCGCCCGCGCCCGCGGCGACAAAGGCCGCGGCGGTGGAGATGTTGAACGTGTGCGCGCCGTCACCGCCGGTGCCGCACGTGTCAACCACGTGCCGGTCGTCGGCCGGGACCACGCGTGCCGCCTTTTCGCGCATCGCCGCGGCCGCGCCCGTGATCTCGTCGGGCGTTTCGCCCTTCATGCGCAGCGCCGTGATGAACGAGCCGATCTGCGCGTCGGTGGCGCTGCCGCTCATGATCGCGTCGAACGCGTCGCGCGCCTGGGAAACGGTAAGGTTTTTTCCCGCGATGATTTCCTTGATCGCTTCCTGGATGGTCATGGGGTGTCCTTCCGGTCAATGGAAACGCAAACAGGAACAAAATATATTTTGTAATCGCAATTAATGGCCCATCTCTTGATAAATCATCACGATAGTTGTACAATAGGATATGCCTGAAAAAGATTTATCGCGATTGCTGAGCGCTGAGTTCCTGTCGTCGGCCGCGCAGTACGAAGATATTCCCCAAAGCAGCGCCACGGAGTTCTGCGTTCTGGGGCGCTCCAACGTGGGAAAGTCGTCGTTCATCAACCACGTGTTCGGCGACCGCGGGCTTGCACGCGTGTCAAAAACGCCGGGCAAGACCACGCTCGCGAATTTCTACAAGGTGAGCGACGGCAGCGTATGGGCCGACATGCCCGGCTACGGGTACGCGCAGCGGGCGAGGGACGAGCAGGTGCGCTGGTCAAAGCTCATCGCCGACTACTGCGAAAACAGGAAGAACCTGCAGGGCGTGATCTGGCTGTGCGACATGCGCCATCCGGGATTGAACATTGACAAAGAGGCATACTCGTGGCTCGCGTCGCTTTCCCTGCCCGTGCTTGCCGTGCTCACCAAGGCCGACAAGCTCAGCCGCGGGGAGCAGCGGAAGCGCATCGGGCTTTACCGGCGCGAATTTAATTTTCCGGTCGATCCCGTGCCGTATTCGACCCAGGGCGGCGGCAGCCGGGGGCTTTTCTGCGGACGGTATTATGCCTGGACCGCGGCTCTTAACAAGGCGGAATGAAGAGCATGAACAGGTTTCTGCAGCTTGTCGACCGGCTTGGCGCATGGGCGGCATCCATGGGCAAAACGGCGTTCGACGTCATTGCGCTGTTCTACGACACCGTCACCGCGATTTTCGTGGGCGGGAAAAAAGGCATCGCCGCCTCGCTCAAGCAGACCGTCAACCAGATCCTGTTCACCGGCGTGGAGGCGTTCTGGCTCGTGGGCATCATCGGGCTTCTGTGCGGCATCACCATCATCATCCAGGCCATGACCACCATGCCCAAGTTCGGCGTGGGCGAATATTTCGGGAACATCCTCGTCATGGTGGTGGTGCGCGAGCTGGGCCCGTTTTTCACGTCGCTCGTGGTGGTGGGCAGGTCGGGCTCGGCGCTGGCCGCCTACATCGGCAACATGCGCGTGGCAAAGGAGCTCTCGGCGCTCGAGATGATGGGCATCGACCCGGTCCATTTCATCGTGATGCCGGCCTTTTTCGCCATGGTGGTGTCCATGGTGTGCCTGTCGGTGTATTTCGACGTGATCGCGATCATCGGGGGGTATTTTATCGCACAAGTCAAGGTGAGCATCCCGTTCGGCTTTTTCATGGGCACCGTGCTCGACTCGCTTCGGCCGAACGACATCATCATATCGATTTTTAAAAACGTGCTGTTCGGATCAATCGTCGCGCTCATGAGCTGCTATCACGGCCTGGCGGTCACCAACATGCGCGAGGTGCCCCAGGCGGCGCTCAAGAGCGTGGTGAGCTGCATGATCATCACGCTGCTGATCAATATTCTGGTGACGTTTTTCACGTTCTTCCTTTCATTGTGACAAGCGGATTGCAAAAGGGCAATTGCATGATACCTGTGGCATTTTTCAAAAACATGAGTGTATGATATATGGCTGACGCATTCTCCGCCGTTGACCTGCGGTTCTCGTTTGGCGGCCAGGCCTTGATTGATGGGGTTGGCTTCGGCGTCCCGCAAGGCGGCCTGTTCGTGATCACCGGAAGGAGCGGAAGCGGCAAGAGCACGCTGCTCGAACTGTGCTCGGGCCAGCATGCGCCCGAAAGCGGCAGGGTGCTGTGGGACGGCGCGTGCATCGCCGATCTGAATCACGACGAACTGGTGAGGGCGAAGCAGCGCATCGGGTATGTGTTTCAGAAGCCAGCGCTGGTCCATAACTTTACCATATACGACAACCTCGCGCTGCCGCTGCGGTACCACCGCGACCTTGCGGAACGCGACATACGCGCAACGGTTCATGCGTGCATGGAGGAGATGGGGCTTTTCAACGTCGACGCGAAATATCCCAACGAGCTGTCGGCCGCGCAGTCTCGGTGCGCGGCGATCGCCCGTGCGCTGGTGATGGGGCCGTCGCTCCTTTTCCTCGACGAGCCAACGTCGGGCGTTGACCCGGTGACGGCCCGCGGCATAGCCGGCGTGCTCAAGGGGCTCAACGCCTCGCGCGGGATCGCGATGGTCGTGGTGTGCACCAGCATCGAGTTCTTAAAAGGACTGCAATGCCCGGTGACGGTGCTGCAGGACGGAAAATTGCATGATTACCGCGACCCTGCGGTCGTGTCCGCGGGCGCGGGGGACATGTTTTCATTGCTTCGGGAAGCGCTATGAACAGATCCTCGGACATTTCTCGGCCCTCGGGCGAGGCGTTCCACCGGCGATACCGGAACCTGTTCGTGGGCGTTTTCATTTTGATCGTCGTGGTCATCCTGGCCATCCTGTTTCTTTTCACCGTCTTCCGCGACCGGCTTGAAAAATGGGACCACCTGTTTGTCAAGTACGACACGGCAAGCGGCCTCGCCAGCAACGGCGCGGTGACGATCTTGGGGATGAAGGTGGGCAGCATCGAAAAGGTTTCACTCAACCCGGCGGGCCACATCGAAGTGAAGCTGAAAATCAAGCGCATGTACACGCCGTATATACACCGCGACAGTAGGGCCAGGCTCCAGCAGAAGAATGTGGCCATCGGCGACTGGGAAATCGACCTCACGCGGGGGAGCCCCGATTCGCCGTCGGTGAAAAGCGGCGACACGCTGTTGTCCGAGGTGCAGGCGCCGCTCGCGAAAACGCTCGACCAGGTGACCAAGACGGTGGAGGTGCTGCAGAAAATCCTGCAGGACATATCCGAGGGGAAGGGCACCGTGGGCAGGCTCATCAAGGAGGACACGCTGCTGGTGCTCGCCCACAGCACGGCGCGCAACGCCAACGGCCTCATCCTGCGCGCGTACACGACGCTCGCCCGCCTCGACACCATTTTGGCCAAGGTAGCGCAGATCGGCGAGAAGGGCAAGGACATCGCGGATTCGGTGAAGACCATCGCCTCGAAAGTCGGGACGCTCGTCTCTGATGTCAACCTGCTTGTCAAAAGCGTGCACTCCATGTCGCAGGACCTTCCCTCGGTCATGACCAGGGTGCAGGCCGACATCACCGAGGTCGAGCTCCTGCTCAAGGCGCTCCAGAGCAATTTCATCATCAAGAGCGGCATCAACAGCCAGGCCGACCCGCTCATGAACGACAACCCTTCAAGATGACAGGGGAGAAACGGTGAAACGCTGGATAATGACCGGTGCCCTGTGCGGATGCGCGATGCTGCTCTTCTGCGCCAACCCGCTCAAGGGAAAGCCGCCGTACTGGTACAACGGGTACGTGTACGGCACGCGCGCGGCCGGTTTTTTCGAGGAAGGCAAGCTCCAAAGCGCGCTCCTGTTCTACAAAAAGGCGCTCGCCCAGGCGCAGAGCCACGACATTCCCGAGCAGGCGGCCCTGTACCGCTTCAACCTGGGACGCTGCCTCATGGAGCTTGACTCGTGCGACAGCGCGGCCGCCTGCTTCGCGGCCGCGCACCGTGAATTCGCGCTTGCGGGAAAGCAGAACGAGGCGCGCCAGGCCGCCGGGTTCGCGGCGCTTTCGCATGCCGCCGCCGGCCGCAGCGACAGCGCGCTTGCGTGGTACAAGATCGGCGCCATCACGCCGGAAAAAACCGCGGACAAATCCTTCTGGCTCATGGTGCACGGCAGGCTCGCGTGGCTGCGCGACCACACCAGGGAGGCGCTCGCGTACCTCGACGAGGCGTATGACCTTTACAAAAAGCAAAAGGCCTGGCACGGCGCGGCCGACGCGTGCCTCCGCCGCGCGGTCGTGTACCACTACTTCGGCGATTATGACGAAGCCGCGAAGCTGCTTGACGAGGCGCTTGCACTCGGCGACAAGACGCAGCTGCGCTTTGACCGCTGGCGCATCCTGCTTGCCGCGAGCGTGGTGAGCACCTGCAAAAAGGACGTGGAAAAAGCTCAATGGTTCTATGAACGGGCGGAAAAGTGCATCGTTGAAGGAAAAAAGGTCCCGCAAAAGGAAATGGTTTTGTCATGTATGAAAGAGATTCCCTGGTAACTATTGATTTGTAGATGTGCTGCTTGATGATTTTCTTCATATTTTTTTTCCTTGAATTATCAATCCATCCACCCTGTAAAAGTTGACAAACATTCCAATTGGCCTTATATTTTCAAGTGAAACTCACCTCTTGGATTAATGGTTGATCGGATGGCAACGTGAAAGCTCGATCATGCTTGAATTTTGGATTTCTGATAAAGAAAGGGTCGATTTCCTTGGCTTTGTTGATCTGCTGCTGCTTCCTGCACAATACTCACGCCCAAATAAACGCGCGTATCGTCCCGTCGGCGCAGCAGGTGCGGGATTTTGCCGGGTCGAGCCAGGTGAAGCTTGTGTTTGTCAATGGCCTTGACTCCGCGGCCTGGTATGTGTATTATGTCGATTTTTCCGAGTCCGCGCCGGTCTTCCACAAGATCGCCGCAACCCAGGGCGCCTGGAACACGAGCATTTCGCCTGACGGAAACTATGTTGCATATTCGACGGGCGCCGAGGGAACCCCGGCGGTCTCAGCCTGGGTGTGCCGGCTCGCCGAAAACGCGACGCCGGTTCTTGTCACGCAGGGGCGCGCGCACGAGCCGCGGTTTGTCAAGGACACCGCGGCGCGCCAGGTGATATACCAAACCACGTGGCAGACGGGCGACTGGAACGGCCTCGGCCAGACCATGATAAGGGGCATTACGGGTTCTGGGCCCTCGCCACGGGACTCGGTACTGTACGCCGCGGGCAGTTTTCACTGCGGCCTGTCAGTTGATAAAAGATATCTTGCCACCACGATGTTCGAGCCGAATCCCAGAATGGCCGACCTGGCCACCGGCGCCGTGTACACCCTTCATTCCCTGTTGTGCAAAAACAAAACAACGCAGGCGGACACCGTCATCAATCCGCAGGCCTGCAACGGTTCCGTTTCGTCAAGCGGCATTTTCACCAATGTGATGCTGTACATGGATTTCGGGATTCCCTCGCAATACACGCACCAGGTTCTCGGCTCATGGGGATTTCACCAGCGGATCTTTGCCGCCTCCACCGCAGGAGACATCATCCGGTGGTATGATTTTCCGGATTCGCTCCTGCCTGTCAATCATGACAATGTCACGTTCGGGGGATGGACGCATTCGGAATGGTCGGTCAACCATCCGTATTACGGCGTGGCATCCAATCTTGTCTCGCGGTATTTCCAGAACGGCGGCAGCTATGAAACCACCGAACTGTGCGAAGATGTCTACGCGATCAACCTGAAGACCGCGACGTACCTCAAACTGGTGGAATCGACCGACAATTCCCTGACGTCAACAACGCACCTGGAATGGCCGGGGCTGTGGATTCAATTGCCCGCGTCATTTACGGAAGACACGACGTGGCTGGCGAACCAGTCGGCGGTGAGACAGAATCGGGTGCATGGTTCAGGAATGAAGAGATCCGTTTGGATTTCCGGGCATACGGTATGGTCAAGGGAGCCAATTGCTGGAGTGGAGGGGTTTGATGTGGAGGGAAGGTTGATTTTTGGGAAGAAGTATGATGGTGGGGTTCACAGCATTAGACTAGAGGAAATTATGCCAGTAGGGATTTGTATAGTACAGATTGAAACAGAATCGAGGAGGCAGTTGCTTAAGTGTGTTGAGGCACGATAAAATTATTTCAGAATATAGCTGCATATAAACGGCTGTCAATTGATGCCTGCGATAGTATATCATGTAAATGACAAAAAGCGCATTAACACTATTTCTACAACCCCCTAATCATCTCCTTCAACGCCCTCATCGACTTTCCCGCGGCCTCCCAGAAAAACAATCCATACGGTATCTGCACCGCGTTTTCGTACGCCTTTTCAAACGCGACTCCCTGGTGCCGCGACAGCGGCTTGTGGGAGGCGTCATCGATGGCGATGTCGTCTTCGACCCGCAGCAGGGTGTCTTCGGTTTCGTCGCGCGCGAACGAGGACACCTGGCTGGTCATGGAGATGTACAGGTCGGTCTTGCCGCCCGGCACGGCCGGGGTGAGGAAGCACGAGTCGTGGAGGTATTTGTTGACATAGGTGTCGCCCGCGAAGTCTTTCGGGATGGAAACGACGCTCACCGCGTTGGCCCTGTACGAGAGCTCGTAAGTGGCGGGGATGATGTTGAACATGAGCTGCTGGTCGGGCAGGTTGATGCCGAGGTCGCGCGCGTCAAACGGCGTGACGCCGGGGATGCCGGCCGCGAAGTCGGGCTTGAGCATGAGCGAGGAGCCCTTGGCCACGTAGGGGATCCTGAAGTCCCTGAATTCCACCGAGCCGTCGGGACCGGTCACGCCGCCGCACACTTTCTTGCCGCCGGGCAGCACGCCCACGATGGTTATGGCGGGCAGGGGCGTGGTGTCGATGAACGCCTGTACCTTGAGCGGCGCTGCGAGCACGGTGCCCGGTTTCCCGGTGATGATGTACTCCTCGGACCGCAGCGAGAACTTGTTGAAGTACGCCTGCATCACGGCTCGCGCGTCGTCAAGCAGGGTCGAGCGGGGGGTCGATTCGTCGGTGGAAACGCCGCCGATGGGCGATCCCATGCGGCCCAGCGTGTAATAGATGGCAAGGATCCCCAGGTTATACATGCGGGAATATGCCTTCTCTTCCAGCGCCGACTTCATGAGCGTGTAGAACCGCAGCGAGATGGCATAGTACTTGGTGTTGGATTCCTCGAGCATCCTCTTGACCTCGTCGCCCGGCACCGTGAAGGACAGCGTGACGTCGCGGCCGGCGAGCGACTGCGCGCTTTTTGCCCTTCCGAGACAAGAATCGGCGAAGGTGTTGAAATGGAAGCGCTGGATGGCGTTTGCGGTGTCCACGCTCACGTCGGCCTCTTCTGCCATCCATTGCCATAAGTCAATCTTAAAGGCGGTGACGGCCGCGCTGCGCAGCTGGTCGGCGACGTCCTTGGTGAGGGGCTTCTTGAGCTTGATGGTGGTTGCGCCGGTAACGGGGCGCGGCCCGCTTGAAGGCTGTGCGAAAAGCGCTGCCGCGAAAACCAGGATGATCAATACAAGACTTTTCCGTCGCATCAGTCCTCTCCTTGGGCCGCGAAACCTTATTTTACCGTTTAACCGGCGTGTTGGCAACCCCTAAAGATACATCCGCCACTTTTTTAGCGGCAAGGGTTGACGGGGACGTTCAGCGCGGGATTTTTTCCATCATCATCCGGGCAAGCGCGCGGGCCTGCTGCTCGGTGGGTGCCTCGGCAATGCAGCGGACAATGGGCTCGGTGTTCGACGGCCTCACATGCACCCAACCGTTACTGCGGATGATCTTGAGTCCGTCCTGCGTGTCAATGGTTTCGTTTGCGAACCGGCCCGCGAGCGCGGCGATGACGTCGCCGGGGTTGCTGCCGCAGGGGATCTTTTCCTTGACAATGGAATAACTGGGCCAGCGCGCCGCGAGCGCGGTCACCGGTTTTTTA contains:
- a CDS encoding DUF4388 domain-containing protein, which translates into the protein MPNLFLVRYPDAPIPVSPTGKVTIGRSNLNSTVLMEMRVSRFHAQIEWQEFLNYFILTDLGSANGTYLNGKKIRPRELHPLKDWDKIRIASTVFTSRFVDDPQAITGEFDDLTEKASHDKTEVIELSKIKALDQQPAFSGDLEHLCAIEIFQILEAGAKTGLLTIKTNIGDGSYTILKGKVLTAQFKDFLGEKAVFEILKCTRGTFEFLPEIVDIKNPQIELATSMLLMEGCRLLDEANLQASRSAAARQPSAPLTGNPTQTSFPTI
- a CDS encoding tetratricopeptide repeat protein; its protein translation is MKRWIMTGALCGCAMLLFCANPLKGKPPYWYNGYVYGTRAAGFFEEGKLQSALLFYKKALAQAQSHDIPEQAALYRFNLGRCLMELDSCDSAAACFAAAHREFALAGKQNEARQAAGFAALSHAAAGRSDSALAWYKIGAITPEKTADKSFWLMVHGRLAWLRDHTREALAYLDEAYDLYKKQKAWHGAADACLRRAVVYHYFGDYDEAAKLLDEALALGDKTQLRFDRWRILLAASVVSTCKKDVEKAQWFYERAEKCIVEGKKVPQKEMVLSCMKEIPW
- the trpD gene encoding anthranilate phosphoribosyltransferase translates to MTIQEAIKEIIAGKNLTVSQARDAFDAIMSGSATDAQIGSFITALRMKGETPDEITGAAAAMREKAARVVPADDRHVVDTCGTGGDGAHTFNISTAAAFVAAGAGALVAKHGNRSVSSKCGSADVLEALGVNIGADAAIMKQCLDEIGICFLFAPSFHKAMKFAIGPRKEIGIRTIFNIIGPLTNPSLARAQLLGVFSPQLTDVMATALLNLGSARAYVVHGGDGLDEITVTAETRVAELSNGNVTSYDIRPEDFGINRAALADIAGGTARENAAIVKDVLNGKKGPRRDIVVLNAGFAVAASGLAADPKQGIAMAQEAIDKGKAMEKLQKLAAKTGGK
- a CDS encoding MCP four helix bundle domain-containing protein gives rise to the protein MIAFIRKIAATLFRSPTWGLVIAVAIALVANISTIVYIVSLQNDLEAMFTTDLTARDCIQSARIKILSIHKDVHNLFQLADSGARDAAAGKILADRRDVESLLAKSKQLYRSRRSVQLVGDAGRLFAECATAIDSLVDISKSGDDGQALGIINGRMREQFDTLDGRLHYLDGLKQRHDLRVFRNIDYQLTISIVFTVIALVISIVIRLVMYRQKKKPGVVKA
- the yihA gene encoding ribosome biogenesis GTP-binding protein YihA/YsxC, with translation MPEKDLSRLLSAEFLSSAAQYEDIPQSSATEFCVLGRSNVGKSSFINHVFGDRGLARVSKTPGKTTLANFYKVSDGSVWADMPGYGYAQRARDEQVRWSKLIADYCENRKNLQGVIWLCDMRHPGLNIDKEAYSWLASLSLPVLAVLTKADKLSRGEQRKRIGLYRREFNFPVDPVPYSTQGGGSRGLFCGRYYAWTAALNKAE
- a CDS encoding ABC transporter permease produces the protein MNRFLQLVDRLGAWAASMGKTAFDVIALFYDTVTAIFVGGKKGIAASLKQTVNQILFTGVEAFWLVGIIGLLCGITIIIQAMTTMPKFGVGEYFGNILVMVVVRELGPFFTSLVVVGRSGSALAAYIGNMRVAKELSALEMMGIDPVHFIVMPAFFAMVVSMVCLSVYFDVIAIIGGYFIAQVKVSIPFGFFMGTVLDSLRPNDIIISIFKNVLFGSIVALMSCYHGLAVTNMREVPQAALKSVVSCMIITLLINILVTFFTFFLSL
- a CDS encoding MlaD family protein; the protein is MNRSSDISRPSGEAFHRRYRNLFVGVFILIVVVILAILFLFTVFRDRLEKWDHLFVKYDTASGLASNGAVTILGMKVGSIEKVSLNPAGHIEVKLKIKRMYTPYIHRDSRARLQQKNVAIGDWEIDLTRGSPDSPSVKSGDTLLSEVQAPLAKTLDQVTKTVEVLQKILQDISEGKGTVGRLIKEDTLLVLAHSTARNANGLILRAYTTLARLDTILAKVAQIGEKGKDIADSVKTIASKVGTLVSDVNLLVKSVHSMSQDLPSVMTRVQADITEVELLLKALQSNFIIKSGINSQADPLMNDNPSR
- a CDS encoding ATP-binding cassette domain-containing protein — translated: MADAFSAVDLRFSFGGQALIDGVGFGVPQGGLFVITGRSGSGKSTLLELCSGQHAPESGRVLWDGACIADLNHDELVRAKQRIGYVFQKPALVHNFTIYDNLALPLRYHRDLAERDIRATVHACMEEMGLFNVDAKYPNELSAAQSRCAAIARALVMGPSLLFLDEPTSGVDPVTARGIAGVLKGLNASRGIAMVVVCTSIEFLKGLQCPVTVLQDGKLHDYRDPAVVSAGAGDMFSLLREAL